Proteins encoded together in one Kitasatospora albolonga window:
- a CDS encoding peptidase M4 family protein, which translates to MNLHTTTPHNSRTDRATRGARTTRTTRRLAALAAAAAMVVAGVQTGSAVATPGDSGTDKTPTASAPFSSAAALGINSSADRATAIKSAQADTTSAAKALKLGGQEKLIVRDVITDARGTVHTRYERTYDGLPVLGGDLVTHTAADGTLKGVDRATDARIAVASTTPKLKNAAAGARKVIWAGHGGQPVLAFETVKTGVRKDGTPSRIHTLTDATTGEKLYSYEAVKTGAGHGQYSGEVEITTTKTDAGFELTDGERGGHKTYDLNQGSSGTGALVTDDDDTWGDGTAGDRQTAAVDAHYGAAKTWDFYKSALGRDGIRGDGQAAYSRVHYGKAYVNAFWDDSCFCMTYGDGEGDKKPLTSLDVAGHEMTHGLTSATADLNYAGESGGLNEATSDILGTSVEFFADNASDAGDYLIGEKIDINGDGTPLRYMDRPSKDGSSADYWDENLGNLDVHHSSGVANHFFYLLAEGSGKKTINGVDYDSPTADGSTLTGIGREKAYQIWYKALSVYMTSTTDYAGARVATEKAATDLFGADSEELTAVSAAWTGVNVK; encoded by the coding sequence ATGAACCTCCACACCACCACCCCCCACAACTCCCGCACCGACCGGGCCACTCGGGGAGCCCGCACCACCCGCACCACCCGTCGGCTCGCAGCGCTCGCGGCAGCCGCCGCGATGGTGGTCGCCGGTGTCCAGACCGGATCGGCCGTCGCCACCCCCGGCGACAGCGGAACCGACAAAACCCCCACGGCCTCCGCGCCCTTCTCCTCCGCCGCCGCGCTCGGCATCAACTCCTCGGCCGACCGCGCCACCGCCATCAAGTCGGCGCAGGCGGACACCACTTCGGCGGCGAAGGCCCTGAAGCTGGGCGGCCAGGAGAAGCTGATCGTCCGGGACGTGATCACGGACGCGCGGGGCACGGTCCACACCCGCTACGAGCGCACCTACGACGGCCTGCCCGTCCTCGGCGGCGACCTCGTCACCCACACCGCCGCCGACGGCACGCTCAAGGGCGTCGACAGGGCGACCGACGCGAGGATAGCCGTGGCGTCGACCACGCCGAAGCTCAAGAACGCGGCGGCCGGTGCCCGTAAGGTCATCTGGGCGGGCCACGGCGGACAGCCCGTCCTCGCCTTCGAGACCGTCAAGACCGGGGTGCGGAAGGACGGCACGCCCAGCCGCATCCACACCCTCACCGACGCCACGACCGGCGAGAAGCTGTACAGCTACGAGGCGGTCAAGACCGGCGCGGGCCACGGCCAGTACAGCGGCGAGGTCGAGATCACCACCACCAAAACCGACGCCGGTTTCGAGCTGACCGACGGCGAGCGCGGCGGCCACAAGACGTACGACCTCAACCAGGGCTCCTCCGGCACCGGCGCCCTCGTCACGGACGACGACGACACCTGGGGCGACGGCACGGCCGGGGACCGGCAGACCGCCGCCGTCGACGCCCACTACGGCGCCGCGAAGACCTGGGACTTCTACAAGTCGGCGCTCGGCCGGGACGGCATCCGGGGCGACGGCCAGGCCGCGTACTCCCGGGTCCACTACGGCAAGGCGTACGTCAACGCCTTCTGGGACGACAGCTGCTTCTGCATGACGTACGGCGACGGCGAGGGCGACAAGAAGCCGCTCACCTCACTCGACGTCGCGGGCCACGAGATGACCCACGGCCTCACCTCCGCCACCGCCGACCTCAACTACGCCGGTGAGTCCGGCGGCCTCAACGAGGCGACCAGCGACATCCTCGGCACCTCGGTGGAGTTCTTCGCCGACAACGCATCGGACGCCGGGGACTACCTCATCGGCGAGAAGATCGACATCAACGGCGACGGCACCCCGCTGCGGTACATGGACCGGCCCAGCAAGGACGGCAGCTCGGCGGACTACTGGGACGAGAACCTCGGCAACCTGGACGTCCACCACTCCTCCGGCGTCGCCAACCACTTCTTCTACCTGCTCGCCGAGGGCAGCGGGAAGAAGACGATCAACGGTGTCGACTACGACTCCCCGACCGCCGACGGCTCGACGCTGACGGGCATCGGCCGGGAGAAGGCGTACCAGATCTGGTACAAGGCGCTCTCCGTCTACATGACCTCCACCACCGACTACGCGGGCGCACGCGTCGCGACCGAGAAGGCGGCGACCGACCTGTTCGGCGCGGACAGCGAGGAGCTGACGGCGGTCTCGGCCGCCTGGACCGGGGTGAACGTCAAGTAG
- a CDS encoding metallopeptidase — protein MNRRTPAVPLLALLLALALLGTGCTGGVEGTPGAAGLRDPYFPGLGNGGYDVTHYGLKLDIGPAADGPRAPAADRLRGTATITARATQDLSAFHLDLAGLDVESATVEGRPAAVNRAGKELTIRPAAAVEDRLRKGRTFTTVVRYSGSPQAITDADGAEEGWLRTADGAVALGEPTGSMAWFPGNHHPSDKAAYDIEVTVPEPLTAVSNGEPVSRRTADGRTTYHWRTTEPMASYLATVAVGRFTTRQSRTPDGIRLFTAVDPEAAARGGSALTEVLDEIPAVLKWSAEKFGPYPFTSAGAIVERTGDSSYALETQNRPVFPGPPDTALLVHELAHQWFGNSVTPRTWRDMWLNEGFATYAEWLWAADHDGVPIGESFDEAYADDANWAFPPADPPTAADLFDAPVYGRGAMVVHRIRLALDDDRAFFALVRGWTKAHRHKNAATEDFTAYVEKATGRDLTELWDAWLYGGSRPPKEG, from the coding sequence GTGAACCGCCGCACCCCCGCCGTCCCCCTGCTCGCCCTGCTCCTCGCCCTCGCGCTCCTCGGCACGGGCTGCACCGGCGGGGTCGAGGGCACCCCGGGCGCGGCCGGGCTCCGCGACCCGTACTTCCCGGGGCTCGGCAACGGCGGCTACGACGTCACCCACTACGGCCTGAAGCTCGACATCGGCCCGGCCGCCGACGGGCCGCGCGCCCCTGCCGCCGACCGGCTGCGCGGCACGGCCACCATCACCGCCCGCGCCACCCAGGACCTGAGCGCCTTCCATCTCGACCTGGCCGGGCTCGACGTGGAGAGCGCCACCGTGGAGGGGCGTCCGGCGGCGGTGAACCGGGCGGGCAAGGAGCTGACGATCCGTCCGGCGGCCGCGGTCGAGGACCGGCTGCGCAAGGGGCGCACGTTTACCACCGTCGTGCGCTACTCCGGCTCCCCGCAGGCCATCACCGACGCGGACGGCGCCGAGGAGGGCTGGCTGCGGACGGCGGACGGGGCGGTCGCCCTCGGCGAGCCGACCGGGTCCATGGCCTGGTTCCCCGGCAACCACCACCCGAGCGACAAGGCCGCGTACGACATCGAGGTCACCGTCCCCGAGCCGCTGACGGCCGTCTCCAACGGGGAGCCGGTGTCACGGCGCACGGCGGACGGGCGTACCACCTACCACTGGCGGACCACCGAACCCATGGCGAGCTACCTGGCGACCGTGGCCGTCGGCCGGTTCACCACCCGGCAGTCGCGCACACCCGACGGCATCCGGCTGTTCACCGCCGTGGACCCGGAGGCGGCGGCCAGGGGCGGGAGTGCGCTGACGGAGGTGCTGGACGAGATCCCGGCCGTACTGAAGTGGTCGGCGGAGAAGTTCGGGCCCTACCCCTTCACCTCCGCCGGGGCGATCGTGGAGCGGACCGGCGACTCGTCGTACGCCCTGGAGACCCAGAACCGCCCCGTCTTCCCCGGCCCGCCCGACACCGCACTCCTCGTCCACGAGCTGGCCCACCAGTGGTTCGGGAACTCCGTCACCCCCCGGACCTGGCGGGACATGTGGCTCAACGAGGGCTTCGCCACGTACGCGGAGTGGCTCTGGGCCGCCGACCACGACGGCGTACCGATCGGTGAGAGCTTCGACGAGGCGTACGCCGACGACGCCAACTGGGCCTTTCCGCCCGCCGATCCGCCCACCGCCGCCGATCTCTTCGACGCGCCGGTGTACGGGCGCGGCGCCATGGTCGTGCACCGCATCCGGCTCGCCCTGGACGACGACCGGGCGTTCTTCGCCCTGGTCAGGGGGTGGACGAAGGCGCACCGGCACAAGAACGCCGCCACCGAGGACTTCACCGCGTACGTCGAGAAGGCGACGGGCCGGGATCTGACGGAGCTGTGGGACGCCTGGCTGTACGGCGGAAGCCGGCCGCCCAAGGAGGGCTGA
- a CDS encoding DNA-binding response regulator, producing the protein MTGEATASPAPAPVRILLCDDHVVVRAGLLALLGSEPDIEVVGEAGSGEEAVVLAARLTPDVVLMDLQLGEGIDGVEATRRIAADGTVHVLVLTTYDTDADITRAIEAGATGYLLKAERPEELFAAIRSAAQGRTTLSAPVASRVMARMRSPRPTLTDRERDILAQLSQGLGNRDIARALFISEATVKTHLGRIYDKLGVDTRAGAVSVAKEQRLLP; encoded by the coding sequence ATGACCGGCGAGGCAACCGCGTCCCCCGCCCCCGCTCCCGTACGCATCCTGCTCTGCGACGACCACGTGGTCGTCCGCGCCGGCCTGCTGGCCCTCCTCGGCAGCGAACCGGACATCGAGGTCGTCGGCGAGGCGGGCAGCGGCGAGGAGGCCGTGGTGCTCGCCGCCCGCCTCACCCCGGACGTCGTCCTCATGGACCTCCAGCTCGGCGAGGGCATCGACGGCGTCGAGGCGACCCGCCGCATCGCGGCCGACGGCACGGTCCACGTCCTGGTGCTGACCACGTACGACACCGACGCCGACATCACCCGGGCCATCGAGGCCGGGGCCACCGGCTACCTGCTGAAGGCGGAACGCCCGGAGGAGCTGTTCGCCGCCATCCGCTCCGCCGCCCAGGGCCGCACCACGCTCTCGGCCCCCGTCGCCAGCCGGGTCATGGCCCGCATGCGCAGCCCCCGCCCCACCCTCACCGACCGGGAACGCGACATCCTGGCCCAGCTCTCCCAGGGCCTCGGCAACCGCGACATCGCCCGCGCCCTGTTCATCAGCGAGGCCACGGTCAAGACCCACCTGGGCCGGATCTACGACAAGCTCGGCGTCGACACGCGGGCGGGGGCGGTATCGGTGGCGAAGGAGCAACGGCTTTTGCCGTAG
- a CDS encoding sensor domain-containing diguanylate cyclase, whose amino-acid sequence MEAESEPYVRLATMRQLHQAVADLNTARSLADTLQTVADGIVTGLGYELGCVNLVRPDGDLVIAAFAGNAAAEALITGRVGSRASWERRLSMGEAWDQLRFIPHTEGWVLLDDDVPQWHTEGPEPRFEDEWHPLDRLYAPMYASGGGRDLLGVISVDRPRNGRRPGAWGREALQMYASQAAIAISNARLRANMQRALVRLEREQQALRASEESFRQAFEYAPSGMAIAEMGGDQHGRLLRTNDALCRLLGRPASVLRRYSFADLVHPEDIGTLLRTSAEGGRAELRLGRRDGTYLWVSLRNSVVADTADGPRFLLTHVEDIEERKRHELNLAHRASHDALTGLPNSAELKSRLSARICERPHSPAATAIEALDAAYGDVESSLTHGYQADGYEGEAAPGGGPYDHHVHTVAPDAEHDDGTKGLAVLFCDLDGFKSINDRFGHHTGDAVLIEVARRLSTCVRDGDTVARLGGDEFVVLADGLGAADAADLAVRLRNAIIPPIRVDGRAVRVGASFGIGWAECGMSVEEVLRSADQRMYVEKRSRSKVHRRAG is encoded by the coding sequence ATGGAGGCCGAGTCGGAACCCTACGTCCGCCTTGCGACCATGCGGCAGCTGCACCAGGCCGTCGCTGATCTCAATACGGCGCGGAGTCTGGCGGACACGTTGCAGACCGTGGCGGACGGCATCGTCACCGGTCTCGGCTACGAGCTGGGCTGCGTCAACCTGGTCCGGCCCGACGGCGACCTCGTCATCGCCGCCTTCGCGGGCAACGCCGCCGCCGAGGCCCTGATCACCGGCCGGGTCGGCTCCCGCGCCTCCTGGGAGCGGCGGCTCTCCATGGGTGAGGCGTGGGACCAGCTGCGGTTCATCCCGCACACCGAGGGCTGGGTCCTGCTCGACGACGACGTACCGCAGTGGCACACCGAGGGCCCCGAGCCCCGGTTCGAGGACGAGTGGCACCCGCTGGACCGGCTCTACGCCCCGATGTACGCCTCCGGGGGCGGACGGGACCTCCTCGGGGTCATATCCGTCGACCGTCCGCGCAACGGGCGCCGCCCCGGCGCATGGGGGCGCGAAGCGCTCCAGATGTACGCCTCCCAGGCCGCCATTGCGATCAGCAACGCTCGCTTGCGAGCAAACATGCAACGCGCACTGGTCAGGCTCGAACGGGAACAGCAGGCGTTGCGGGCCAGCGAGGAGTCCTTCCGGCAGGCGTTCGAGTACGCGCCCAGCGGGATGGCCATCGCCGAGATGGGCGGCGACCAGCACGGCCGGCTGCTGCGCACCAACGACGCCCTGTGCCGGCTGCTCGGCCGCCCCGCCTCCGTACTCCGCCGGTACTCCTTCGCCGACCTCGTCCACCCCGAGGACATCGGCACCCTCCTGCGCACCTCCGCCGAGGGCGGCCGGGCCGAGCTGCGGCTCGGGCGGCGGGACGGGACGTACCTCTGGGTCTCCCTGCGCAACTCGGTCGTCGCCGACACCGCCGACGGGCCGCGCTTCCTCCTCACCCACGTCGAGGACATCGAGGAGCGCAAGCGCCATGAGCTGAACCTCGCCCACCGCGCCTCCCACGACGCGCTCACCGGCCTCCCCAACAGCGCCGAACTGAAGTCCCGCCTCAGCGCCCGGATCTGCGAGCGCCCCCACTCACCGGCGGCGACCGCGATCGAGGCGCTGGACGCGGCGTACGGGGACGTCGAGTCGTCCCTCACCCACGGCTACCAGGCCGACGGGTACGAGGGCGAGGCGGCGCCCGGCGGCGGCCCCTACGACCACCATGTGCACACGGTCGCCCCCGACGCGGAGCACGACGACGGCACAAAGGGGCTCGCGGTCCTCTTCTGCGACCTCGACGGCTTCAAGTCCATCAACGACCGCTTCGGCCACCACACGGGTGACGCGGTGCTCATAGAGGTCGCGCGGCGGCTCTCCACCTGCGTCCGGGACGGCGACACGGTCGCCCGGCTCGGAGGTGACGAATTCGTCGTTCTCGCGGACGGCCTCGGGGCGGCGGACGCCGCTGACCTGGCCGTACGTCTGAGAAATGCCATCATTCCGCCTATAAGGGTCGACGGGCGTGCCGTCCGGGTCGGAGCGAGCTTCGGCATCGGCTGGGCCGAGTGCGGGATGAGCGTGGAAGAGGTCCTGCGCTCCGCCGACCAGCGGATGTACGTCGAGAAGCGGTCCCGGTCGAAGGTCCACCGCAGGGCCGGATGA
- a CDS encoding 1-phosphofructokinase: MILTVTLNAALDVTYTVDALVPHSSHRVGEVTERPGGKGLNVARVLGALGHDSVVTGFVGGATGDVLRGLLSPLPPRDALVPVAGNTRRTLAVIDRSTGDTTQLNEPGPQVGPAEWAAFLRTYGELVADADAVALCGSLPPGIHVGAYAELIRTARAASVPVLLDTSGEPLRRGVAARPDLVKPNAEELARLTGFREPLRAAGDARRRGAHAVVASLGPEGVLAVTPQGTWRAAPPTAVRGNPTGAGDSAVAGLLSALAEGLNWPERLARAVALSTATVLAPAAGEYDAAAYAELLPRVRVEPHVPAP; this comes from the coding sequence GTGATCCTGACCGTCACTCTGAACGCCGCGCTCGATGTGACGTACACCGTCGACGCGCTCGTCCCGCACAGCAGCCACCGGGTCGGCGAGGTCACCGAGCGCCCCGGCGGCAAGGGGCTGAACGTCGCCCGGGTGCTGGGTGCGCTGGGCCACGACAGCGTGGTCACCGGCTTCGTCGGCGGGGCCACCGGAGACGTGCTGCGCGGCCTCCTCTCCCCGCTCCCGCCGCGTGACGCCCTCGTCCCGGTCGCCGGGAACACCCGCCGCACCCTCGCCGTCATCGACCGCTCGACCGGCGACACCACCCAGCTCAACGAGCCCGGACCGCAGGTCGGCCCCGCCGAATGGGCCGCCTTCCTGCGTACGTACGGGGAGCTCGTCGCGGACGCCGACGCGGTCGCCCTCTGCGGTTCGCTGCCGCCCGGCATCCATGTCGGGGCGTACGCGGAGCTGATCCGGACCGCCCGCGCCGCCTCCGTACCCGTGCTGCTGGACACCAGCGGCGAACCCCTGCGCCGGGGTGTCGCCGCCCGCCCCGACCTGGTCAAGCCGAACGCGGAGGAGCTGGCCCGGCTGACCGGCTTCCGCGAACCGCTGCGCGCCGCCGGGGACGCCCGTCGGCGCGGGGCCCACGCGGTGGTCGCCTCGCTGGGCCCCGAGGGCGTCCTCGCCGTCACCCCGCAGGGCACCTGGCGGGCCGCCCCGCCCACCGCCGTACGCGGCAACCCGACCGGGGCGGGCGACTCCGCGGTGGCCGGGCTGCTCTCGGCGCTGGCCGAGGGGCTCAACTGGCCGGAGCGGCTGGCGCGGGCGGTGGCCCTGTCGACGGCGACGGTGCTGGCCCCGGCGGCCGGGGAGTACGACGCGGCGGCCTACGCGGAGCTGCTGCCGCGCGTGCGGGTGGAACCGCACGTTCCGGCGCCCTGA
- a CDS encoding carbohydrate-binding protein, which yields MTAGNNGASKPEDDDPFGYLYADGQAAGAQPPGQGGYGYPGPAAQPGVPRTSYNQVRTVGERQYGQHQQHQMPPQQGYGYPPQQHGQQPPQQYNRPNPQYAAPETYPGGAPAAQHGSVPGGGGPGRGGPNTRALLIGAVAVVAVVLIGIGVALLSNNDGDKDKKNNEAVSTQGPAEKTEEPAKPEKKPEESEKPVELPKQDAATLSLGGPAGVESSIKGAQGVNGSYVTGFNNVGSSVTWRADMEDGGSYRLAVRYAIPAKDADATLTVNGKANSQPIGLKNFIKSSDEDWEKNWQTTWAPVTLKPGQNEIKISCEDGNQCDVILDWLEVTRATS from the coding sequence ATGACGGCCGGAAACAACGGCGCGAGCAAGCCCGAGGACGACGATCCGTTCGGCTATCTGTACGCGGACGGACAAGCGGCAGGCGCCCAGCCGCCCGGTCAGGGCGGCTACGGCTACCCGGGTCCGGCCGCGCAGCCGGGCGTGCCCAGGACGTCGTACAACCAGGTGCGGACGGTCGGCGAGCGCCAGTACGGGCAGCACCAGCAGCACCAGATGCCGCCGCAGCAGGGCTACGGCTACCCGCCCCAGCAGCACGGCCAGCAGCCTCCGCAGCAGTACAACCGGCCGAACCCGCAGTACGCCGCACCCGAGACCTACCCCGGCGGCGCGCCCGCCGCGCAGCACGGCTCGGTGCCGGGCGGCGGCGGTCCCGGCCGGGGCGGCCCGAACACCAGGGCGCTGCTCATCGGGGCGGTCGCCGTGGTCGCGGTCGTCCTCATCGGTATCGGCGTCGCGCTGCTCTCGAACAACGACGGCGACAAGGACAAGAAGAACAACGAGGCCGTGTCCACGCAGGGCCCCGCCGAGAAGACCGAGGAACCCGCGAAGCCGGAGAAGAAGCCGGAGGAGTCCGAGAAGCCGGTCGAGCTCCCGAAGCAGGACGCCGCGACGCTGTCGCTGGGCGGCCCGGCCGGGGTGGAGAGCTCGATCAAGGGGGCCCAGGGGGTCAACGGCTCGTACGTCACCGGGTTCAACAACGTCGGCTCCTCCGTGACCTGGCGGGCCGACATGGAGGACGGCGGCTCCTACCGCCTCGCGGTGCGCTACGCGATCCCGGCCAAGGACGCCGACGCCACGCTGACCGTCAACGGCAAGGCGAACAGCCAGCCGATCGGTCTGAAGAACTTCATCAAGTCCTCCGACGAGGACTGGGAGAAGAACTGGCAGACCACCTGGGCGCCGGTCACCCTGAAGCCCGGGCAGAACGAGATCAAGATCTCGTGCGAGGACGGCAATCAGTGTGACGTGATCCTCGACTGGCTCGAGGTCACGCGCGCCACCTCCTGA
- a CDS encoding aminoacyl-tRNA hydrolase: MGDMSGPYVIRGSVSLPEAELMWRFSRSSGPGGQHVNTSDSQVELRFDLAATDALPEVWKARALERLAGRLVGGVVSVRASEHRSQWRNRETAAVRLAALLAEATAPPPKPRIKRKIPRGINERRLREKKQRGDTKRGRSGRDW; encoded by the coding sequence ATGGGTGACATGTCCGGGCCCTATGTCATCCGTGGTTCGGTCTCCCTGCCGGAGGCCGAGCTCATGTGGCGTTTCTCGCGCTCCTCCGGTCCCGGCGGCCAGCATGTCAACACCAGCGACTCCCAGGTGGAGCTGCGCTTCGACCTCGCGGCGACCGACGCGCTCCCCGAGGTGTGGAAGGCGCGGGCGCTGGAGCGGCTCGCGGGCAGACTGGTGGGCGGAGTCGTCTCCGTACGGGCGTCGGAGCACCGCTCGCAGTGGCGCAACCGTGAGACGGCCGCCGTCCGGCTCGCCGCGCTCCTGGCCGAGGCCACGGCGCCGCCGCCCAAGCCGAGGATCAAGCGCAAGATCCCGCGCGGGATCAACGAGCGCAGGCTGCGCGAGAAGAAGCAGCGCGGCGACACCAAGCGGGGCCGCTCGGGCCGGGACTGGTAG
- a CDS encoding reductase: protein MSNDEFRAALARLAAGVVLVTAQEPPLDEDGRGEDVGMTATAFMSVSLDPPLVMVSLRNGSRMDDLLDEQPLWAVSVLAASQRHIAGRFAMKGRISDRLLFQDLAYIRGEVTRAPLIGGALATLECRTEQRVVAGDHTLVIGRVLTAELPSPDGDPLTYFKGRYRQLG from the coding sequence GTGAGCAACGACGAGTTCCGCGCAGCACTCGCACGGCTGGCCGCCGGAGTGGTGCTGGTCACCGCCCAGGAGCCGCCGCTCGACGAGGACGGCCGGGGCGAGGACGTCGGGATGACGGCCACCGCCTTCATGTCCGTGTCCCTGGACCCGCCCCTGGTGATGGTGAGCCTGCGCAACGGCTCCCGGATGGACGACCTGCTCGACGAGCAGCCCCTGTGGGCCGTCTCCGTCCTGGCGGCGAGCCAGCGGCACATCGCGGGGCGGTTCGCCATGAAGGGCCGGATCAGCGACCGGCTGCTGTTCCAGGACCTGGCATACATACGGGGCGAGGTGACGCGGGCGCCCCTGATCGGCGGGGCGCTGGCGACGCTGGAGTGCCGTACCGAACAGCGGGTGGTGGCGGGCGATCACACCCTGGTGATCGGCCGGGTGCTGACGGCCGAACTGCCGAGCCCGGACGGGGACCCGCTGACGTACTTCAAGGGCCGCTACCGGCAGCTGGGGTGA
- a CDS encoding chemical-damaging agent resistance protein C produces the protein MAVSLSKGGNVSLTKEAPGLTAVTVGLGWDVRTTTGTDFDLDASAIAVNAAGKVVSDGHFVFFNNKSTPDQTIVHTGDNVTGEGEGDDEQINVNLAGLPADVDKIVFPVSIYDAESRSQNFGQVRNAFIRILNQAGGAEIARYDLSEDAATETAMVFGELYRNGAEWKFRAVGQGYASGLTGIARDFGVNL, from the coding sequence ATGGCTGTAAGCCTGTCCAAGGGCGGCAACGTCTCGCTCACGAAGGAGGCCCCGGGCCTGACCGCCGTCACGGTCGGCCTCGGCTGGGACGTCCGCACCACCACCGGCACCGACTTCGACCTCGACGCCTCGGCGATCGCGGTCAACGCGGCGGGCAAGGTCGTCTCCGACGGCCACTTCGTCTTCTTCAACAACAAGTCGACGCCGGACCAGACCATCGTGCACACCGGTGACAACGTCACGGGTGAGGGCGAGGGCGACGACGAGCAGATCAACGTCAACCTGGCGGGTCTGCCGGCCGACGTGGACAAGATCGTCTTCCCGGTCTCCATCTACGACGCCGAGAGCCGCAGCCAGAACTTCGGCCAGGTCCGCAACGCGTTCATCCGCATCCTCAACCAGGCCGGCGGCGCCGAGATCGCCCGCTACGACCTGAGCGAGGACGCCGCCACCGAGACCGCCATGGTCTTCGGCGAGCTCTACCGCAACGGTGCCGAGTGGAAGTTCCGCGCGGTCGGCCAGGGTTACGCCTCCGGCCTGACCGGCATCGCCCGCGACTTCGGCGTCAACCTCTGA
- a CDS encoding two-component sensor histidine kinase, translating to MYAGQRGNERCRVERRTGGREDAGAGGDARTDARTTGRPVHAPATSPAPASDLDPGPAPSPGPDPDARWLALLMHAAFFLLLSASLTRFLMRHPGEARTPWIIALSITLSVLYLLGPVLGSRPTPRRVAWLGVLVAVWTVLVVLAPSFAWCAVPLFYTGLRILPPRAALALVALLTVFVVAAQLRLATEFDPNLVLAPPAVAAVATAVFVHMQRQAVRQRELAARQRELIDDLLRTRRELAATERREGTLAERQRLSMEIHDTLAQGLSSQQMLLQAADRTWDADPDAARRHVRTATGIAERNLAEARRFVHDLAPADLAEGGGLEAALHALAARESAQAQGALTVRCHVEGTPHAPLPDRVQSALLRIAQGALANVREHADATAAGLTLTHLGDRVVLDIGDNGRGFTPEPGAPRATGAIRGHGLPAMRARVRQLGGTLTIESAPGEGTVLSAEVPLTTLEDPT from the coding sequence ATCTACGCAGGTCAACGAGGGAACGAGAGGTGCAGGGTGGAGCGCCGGACCGGTGGACGGGAGGACGCGGGGGCGGGGGGCGACGCGAGGACGGACGCCAGGACCACGGGCCGCCCCGTCCACGCCCCCGCCACCAGTCCCGCCCCTGCCTCCGACCTCGATCCCGGCCCCGCCCCGAGTCCCGGCCCCGATCCCGACGCCCGCTGGCTCGCGCTCCTCATGCACGCCGCGTTCTTCCTGCTGCTGAGCGCCTCGCTGACCCGGTTCCTGATGCGGCACCCCGGCGAGGCCCGTACGCCGTGGATCATCGCGCTGTCGATCACGCTGTCGGTGCTGTATCTGCTGGGGCCGGTCCTGGGCTCGCGCCCCACCCCGCGCCGGGTGGCCTGGCTCGGGGTCCTGGTAGCCGTCTGGACGGTGCTGGTCGTGCTCGCCCCGAGCTTCGCGTGGTGCGCGGTGCCGCTGTTCTACACCGGGCTGCGCATCCTGCCGCCGCGCGCGGCGCTCGCGCTGGTCGCCCTGCTGACCGTGTTCGTGGTGGCCGCCCAACTGCGCCTGGCCACCGAGTTCGACCCGAACCTGGTGCTCGCCCCGCCCGCCGTGGCGGCCGTCGCCACCGCCGTATTCGTGCATATGCAGCGGCAGGCCGTACGCCAACGGGAACTGGCGGCCCGCCAGCGCGAGCTGATCGACGACCTGCTGCGCACCCGGCGCGAACTGGCCGCCACCGAGCGGCGCGAAGGCACCCTCGCGGAGCGCCAGCGGCTCTCCATGGAGATCCACGACACCCTGGCGCAGGGCCTGTCCAGCCAGCAGATGCTGCTCCAGGCGGCCGACCGCACCTGGGACGCCGACCCGGACGCCGCCCGCCGCCATGTCCGTACGGCCACGGGCATCGCGGAACGCAACCTCGCCGAGGCCCGCCGCTTCGTCCACGACCTGGCCCCGGCCGATCTGGCGGAGGGCGGCGGCCTGGAGGCGGCCCTGCACGCACTGGCGGCCCGCGAGAGCGCCCAGGCGCAGGGGGCCCTGACCGTCCGCTGCCACGTGGAGGGCACGCCGCACGCCCCGCTGCCGGACCGGGTGCAGTCCGCGCTGCTGCGCATCGCGCAAGGGGCTCTCGCCAACGTACGGGAACACGCCGACGCCACCGCCGCCGGGCTGACCCTGACCCACCTGGGCGACCGGGTGGTCCTGGACATCGGCGACAACGGCCGGGGCTTCACGCCGGAGCCCGGTGCCCCGCGCGCGACGGGTGCCATACGGGGCCATGGGCTGCCCGCGATGCGGGCGCGCGTGCGCCAGCTCGGCGGAACGCTGACGATCGAGTCGGCGCCCGGCGAGGGCACGGTGCTCTCGGCCGAGGTCCCGCTCACCACCCTGGAGGACCCCACATGA